The Arachis ipaensis cultivar K30076 chromosome B10, Araip1.1, whole genome shotgun sequence DNA window CACTGATCTCTACAATCTAAGATTcttgttctttctttcttcttctacatGGTGCTCTTTCATGGGGCTATATACAAGGACTTGACTCCTCCCTACGCTTCACTATGATGGGATACCTCTTCTGCGTCCTAGTCGTAGGGAAGAACACCAACTTATCTTCCTCAGCCGGGACCCAACTGCCATTATAACATAACATCTTATTAATAATGTGAATTACATCTTTAGAGCAGCAAAGAGAgacaaaaataactaattattataCCTGAAGATGGTGATGAAGCGGTGAAGGAAGACCGAAAGAACAACCCTGGCAAGCTCATAGCCAGGGCACAGCCTTGGCCCTCCTCCAAATGGTGTGTATACATTTACAGGGATCGTTGCCTCTGAGTTATTCTGTCAAATATTTCCGATCAAAATTATTTGAAcaaataaaatattagaaatcAAACAACAAAAGGTGTATATATGCACCTGCCATCTCCAAGGATTGAAGCTGCGTGCATCTTTGAAATGGTTTGGGTTAAGATGTACAGCACGAAATGATGCAAATACCTTCCATCCCTTTGGAATTGTGTAACCTATTATTGCAAGCCAAGCATTCAAAGCTATGGTGGAAATTCAACGACGAATGTATGTTATATCTACCACTTTGTATATAATTTTGTTTACCTTTTACTTTTGGTATTAAACGTTTGTATCTTACACTATAAAAAATTgtgtcaagaaaaaaaaaatgcaagtaTCATTTCTTGAAATGTGAAGTCTAATATAGTTCTTTTCATTTTGGTCTTTATTGACCATTTTTTGGTATATCTGTATTTGAATATGAATTGAAATATACTGATTAAaaaaacagagaattgaaaaaataagagaaaagtgTTAGTAACTTTAACTCGTAAATTTTTTCAAAAGAATATACCAAAAAATTGACAATATAAGATACAAGAAAGACAGAGGAGGGAACATAATATAACTGGTGAAAGTAGTGCATGAAATTTCTTTTTCAAGTAATTTACCATTTATATTTATGTCTGTGGTTGCTCTCCGGAATATTCCACCAATTATGTTCGCCATCCTTAAGGTCTCATTCACGACCTACATTGCATGAAGCCATGAATCGCATCCACAAAGTTAAAATTCAGATATCAAAAACAACATAAATATATTGATACAAACTCTTTCTGTTAATTACTTACGCATTGAGTAAAGATCATTGACTTGTAATCTGACCATTCAAGTGGTGCACCTGTTTTACTCTTTGATCTGATTTGGTCATGCTCTTCCTGTCAAATTGTACAATTAAGTCTCAGATATCAATAGAGGAACACTCAATTCAATCCTCCATTAGTCTAATTCTTATTCCATGTGTTAGTGcagtttaatatatatatatagtttgtcGTAGCTTAAAAAGGGTATAGGTActtataaaatattaataattttatattaacaaaaaacaattgagcacAAAAatactgaaaaagaaaaaaaaagtaaaaagaagagaatgtggTAAAGaagatgattaaaaaaaaaagttgatgTAATATTTGGATACACAAACAGATTTTCCTTATTTTAATATCAAGATCTAATCATAAGTACCAATATTCtctatatttttaattaactgtctatttttaaaattttattttttctcataAATAATGATTCATTTAACACATCAAcgttaatttaatttctttttgtaGTCATTCCTTTTAACAAACACAAAAATATTATGTATACACAAAANNNNNNNNNNNNNNNNNNNNNNNNNNNNNNNNNNNNNNNNNNNNNNNNNNNNNNNNNNNNNNNNNNNNNNNNNNNNNNNNNNNNNNNNNNNNNNNNNNNNNNNNNNNNNNNNNNNNNNNNNNNNNNNNNNNNNNNNNNNNNNNNNNNNNNNNNNNNNNNNNNNNNNNNNNNNNNNNNNNNNNNNNNNNNNNNNNNNNNNNNNNNNNNNNNNNNNNNNNNNNNNNNNNNNNNNNNNNNNNNNNNNNNNNNNNNNNNNNNNNNNNNNNNNNNNNNNNNNNNNNNNNNNNNNNNNNNNNNNNNNNNNNNNNNNNNNNNNNNNNNNNNNNNNNNNNNNNNNNNNNNNNNNNNNNNNNNNNNNNNNNNNNNNNNNNNNNNNNNNNNNNNNNNNNNNNNNNNNNNNNNNNNNNNNNNNNNNNNNNNNNNNNNNNNNNNNNNNNNNNNNNNNNNNNNNNNNNNNNNNNNNNNNNNNNNNNNNNNNNNNNNNNNNNNNNNNNNNNNNNNNNNNNNNNNNNNNNNNNNNNNNNNNNNNNNNNNNNNNNNNNNNNNNNNNNNNNNNNNNNNNNNNNNNNNNNNNNNNNNNNNNNNNNNNNNNNNNNNNNNNNNNNNNNNNNNNNNNNNNNNNNNNNNNNNNNNNNNNNNNNNNNNNNNNNNNNNNNNNNNNNNNNNNNNNNNNNNNNNNNNNNNNNNNNNNNNNNNNNNNNNNNNNNNNNNNNNNNNNNNNNNNNNNNNNNNNNNNNNNNNNNNNNNNNNNNNNNNNNNNNNNNNNNNNNNNNNNNNNNNNNNNNNNNNNNNNNNNNNNNNNNNNNNNNNNNNNNNNNNNNNNNNNNNNNNNNNNNNNNNNNNNNNNNNNNNNNNNNNNNNNNNNNNNNNNNNNNNNNNNNNNNNNNNNNNNNNNNNNNNNNNNNNNNNNNNNNNNNNNNNNNNNNNNNNNNNNNNNNNNNNNNNNNNNNNNNNNNNNNNNNNNNNNNNNNNNNNNNNNNNNNNNNNNNNNNNNNNNNNNNNNNNNNNNNNNNNNNNNNNNNNNNNNNNNNNNNNNNNNNNNNNNNNNNNNNNNNNNNNNNNNNNNNNNNNNNNNNNNNNNNNNNNNNNNNNNNNNNNNNNNNNNNNNNNNNNNNNNNNNNNNNNNNNNNNNNNNNNNNNNNNNNNNNNNNNNNNNNNNNNNNNNNNNNNNNNNNNNNNNNNNNNNNNNNNNNNNNNNNNNNNNNNNNNNNNNNNNNNNNNNNNNNNNNNNNNNNNNNNNNNNNNNNNNNNNNNNNNNNNNNNNNNNNNNNNNNNNNNNNNNNNNNNNNNNNNNNNNNNNNNNNNNNNNNNNNNNNNNNNNNNNNNNNNNNNNNNNNNNNNNNNNNNNNNNNNNNNNNNNNNNNNNNNNNNNNNNNNNNNNNNNNNNNNNNNNNNNNNNNNNNNNNNNNNNNNNNNNNNNNNNNNNNNNNNNNNNNNNNNNNNNNNNNNNNNNNNNNNNNNNNNNNNNNNNNNNNNNNNNNNNNNNNNNNNNNNNNNNNNNNNNNNNNNNNNNNNNNNNNNNNNNNNNNNNNNNNNNNNNNNNNNNNNNNNNNNNNNNNNNNNNNNNNNNNNNNNNNNNNNNNNNNNNNNNNNNNNNNNNNNNNNNNNNNNNNNNNNNNNNNNNNNNNNNNNNNNNNNNNNNNNNNNNNNNNNNNNNNNNNNNNNNNNNNNNNNNNNNNNNNNNNNNNNNNNNNNNNNNNNNNNNNNNNNNNNNNNNNNNNNNNNNNNNNNNNNNNNNNNNNNNNNNNNNNNNNNNNNNNNNNNNNNNNNNNNNNNNNNNNNNNNNNNNNNNNNNNNNNNNNNNNNNNNNNNNNNNNNNNNNNNNNNNNNNNNNNNNNNNNNNNNNNNNNNNNNNNNNNNNNNNNNNNNNNNNNNNNNNNNNNNNNNNNNNNNNNNNNNNNNNNNNNNNNNNNNNNNNNNNNNNNNNNNNNNNNNNNNNNNNNNNNNNNNNNNNNNNNNNNNNNNNNNNNNNNNNNNNNNNNNNNNNNNNNNNNNNNNNNNNNNNNNNNNNNNNNNNNNNNNNNNNNNNNNNNNNNNNNNNNNNNNNNNNNNNNNNNNNNNNNNNNNNNNNNNNNNNNNNNNNNNNNNNNNNNNNNNNNNNNNNNNNNNNNNNNNNNNNNNNNNNNNNNNNNNNNNNNNNNNNNNNNNNNNNNNNNNNNNNNNNNNNNNNNNNNNNNNNNNNNNNNNNNNNNNNNNNNNNNNNNNNNNNNNNNNNNNNNNNNNNNNNNNNNNNNNNNNNNNNNNNNNNNNNNNNNNNNNNNNNNNNNNNNNNNNNNNNNNNNNNNNNNNNNNNNNNNNNNNNNNNNNNNNNNNNNNNNNNNNNNNNNNNNNNNNNNNNNNNNNNNNNNNNNNNNNNNNNNNNNNNNNNNNNNNNNNNNNNNNNNNNNNNNNNNNNNNNNNNNNNNNNNNNNNNNNNNNNNNNNNNNNNNNNNNNNNNNNNNNNNNNNNNNNNNNNNNNNNNNNNNNNNNNNNNNNNNNNNNNNNNNNNNNNNNNNNNNNNNNNNNNNNNNNNNNNNNNNNNNNNNNNNNNNNNNNNNNNNNNNNNNNNNNNNNNNNNNNNNNNNNNNNNNNNNNNNNNNNNNNNNNNNNNNNNNNNNNNNNNNNNNNNNNNNNNNNNNNNNNNNNNNNNNNNNNNNNNNNNNNNNNNNNNNNNNNNNNNNNNNNNNNNNNNNNNNNNNNNNNNNNNNNNNNNNNNNNNNNNNNNNNNNNNNNNNNNNNNNNNNNNNNNNNNNNNNNNNNNNNNNNNNNNNNNNNNNNNNNNNNNNNNNNNNNNNNNNNNNNNNNNNNNNNNNNNNNNNNNNNNNNNNNNNNNNNNNNNNNNNNNNNNNNNNNNNNNNNNNNNNNNNNNNNNNNNNNNNNNNNNNNNNNNNNNNNNNNNNNNNNNNNNNNNNNNNNNNNNNNNNNNNNNNNNNNNNNNNNNNNNNNNNNNNNNNNNNNNNNNNNNNNNNNNNNNNNNNNNNNNNNNNNNNNNNNNNNNNNNNNNNNNNNNNNNNNNNNNNNNNNNNNNNNNNNNNNNNNNNNNNNNNNNNNNNNNNNNNNNNNNNNNNNNNNNNNNNNNNNNNNNNNNNNNNNNNNNNNNNNNNNNNNNNNNNNNNNNNNNNNNNNNNNNNNNNNNNNNNNNNNNNNNNNNNNNNNNNNNNNNNNNNNNNNNNNNNNNNNNNNNNNNNNNNNNNNNNNNNNNNNNNNNNNNNNNNNNNNNNNNNNNNNNNNNNNNNNNNNNNNNNNNNNNNNNNNNNNNNNNNNNNNNNNNNNNNNNNNNNNNNNNNNNNNNNNNNNNNNNNNNNNNNNNNNNNNNNNNNNNNNNNNNNNNNNNNNNNNNNNNNNNNNNNNNNNNNNNNNNNNNNNNNNNNNNNNNNNNNNNNNNNNNNNNNNNNNNNNNNNNNNNNNNNNNNNNNNNNNNNNNNNNNNNNNNNNNNNNNNNNNNNNNNNNNNNNNNNNNNNNNNNNNNNNNNNNNNNNNNNNNNNNNNNNNNNNNNNNNNNNNNNNNNNNNNNNNNNNNNNNNNNNNNNNNNNNNNNNNNNNNNNNNNNNNNNNNNNNNNNNNNNNNNNNNNNNNNNNNNNNNNNNNNNNNNNNNNNNNNNNNNNNNNNNNNNNNNNNNNNNNNNNNNNNNNNNNNNNNNNNNNNNNNNNNNNNNNNNNNNNNNNNNNNNNNNNNNNNNNNNNNNNNNNNNNNNNNNNNNNNNNNNNNNNNNNNNNNNNNNNNNNNNNNNNNNNNNNNNNNNNNNNNNNNNNNNNNNNNNNNNNNNNNNNNNNNNNNNNNNNNNNNNNNNNNNNNNNNNNNNNNNNNNNNNNNNNNNNNNNNNNNNNNNNNNNNNNNNNNNNNNNNNNNNNNNNNNNNNNNNNNNNNNNNNNNNNNNNNNNNNNNNNNNNNNNNNNNNNNNNNNNNNNNNNNNNNNNNNNNNNNNNNNNNNNNNNNNNNNNNNNNNNNNNNNNNNNNNNNNNNNNNNNNNNNNNNNNNNNNNNNNNNNNNNNNNNNNNNNNNNNNNNNNNNNNNNNNNNNNNNNNNNNNNNNNNNNNNNNNNNNNNNNNNNNNNNNNNNNNNNNNNNNNNNNNNNNNNNNNNNNNNNNNNNNNNNNNNNNNNNNNNNNNNNNNNNNNNNNNNNNNNNNNNNNNNNNNNNNNNNNNNNNNNNNNNNNNNNNNNNNNNNNNNNNNNNNNNNNNNNNNNNNNNNNNNNNNNNNNNNNNNNNNNNNNNNNNNNNNNNNNNNNNNNNNNNNNNNNNNNNNNNNNNNNNNNNNNNNNNNNNNNNNNNNNNNNNNNNNNNNNNNNNNNNNNNNNNNNNNNNNNNNNNNNNNNNNNNNNNNNNNNNNNNNNNNNNNNNNNNNNNNNNNNNNNNNNNNNNNNNNNNNNNNNNNNNNNNNNNNNNNNNNNNNNNNNNNNNNNNNNNNNNNNNNNNNNNNNNNNNNNNNNNNNNNNNNNNNNNNNNNNNNNNNNNNNNNNNNNNNNNNNNNNNNNNNNNNNNNNNNNNNNNNNNNNNNNNNNNNNNNNNNNNNNNNNNNNNNNNNNNNNNNNNNNNNNNNNNNATGATGGtaacaaataataaattttaaaatctttttaatatttCTCTTAATATTAGATTAGCTTGCTTTGTGCAGTGGACTAACAAGTACATGAAGGATTTTAAATAATGATTTATTGTTGTTATACTTTACTAGATATGAAAGAATCATCTAAGGTTATATCTTAAAAAGCCAACATGCAAGTAgacataattataataattttattattgttcttattTATTACATAATAATGAACATTAACAGCTTAAACTGATCTCTACAATCTAAGATTcttgttctttctttcttcttctacatGGTGCTCTTTCATGGGGCTATATACAAGGACTTGACTCCTCCCTACGCTTCACTATGATGGGATACCTCTTCTGCGTCCTAGTCGTAGGGAAGAACACCAACTTATCTTCCTCAGCCGGGACCCAACTGCCATTATAACATAACATCTTATTAATAATGTGAATTACATCTTTAGAGCAGCAAAGAGAgacaaaaataactaattattataCCTGAAGATGGTGATGAAGCGGTGAAGGAAGACCGAAAGAACAACCCTGGCAAGCTCATAGCCAGGGCACAGCCTTGGCCCTCCTCCAAATGGTGTGTATACATTTACAGGGATCGTTGCCTCTGAGTTATTCTGTCAAATATTTCCGATCAAAATTATTTGAAcaaataaaatattagaaatcAAACAACAAAAGGTGTATATATGCACCTGCCATCTCCAAGGATTGAAGCTGCGTGCATCTTTGAAATGGTTTGGGTTAAGATGTACAGCACGAAATGATGCAAATACCTTCCATCCCTTTGGAATTGTGTAACCTATTATTGCAAGCCAAGCATTCAAAGCTATGGTGGAAATTCAACGACGAATGTATGTTATATCTACCACTTTGTATATAATTTTGTTTACCTTTTACTTTTGGTATTAAACGTTTGTATCTTACACTATAAAAAATTgtgtcaagaaaaaaaaaatgcaagtaTCATTTCTTGAAATGTGAAGTCTAATATAGTTCTTTTCATTTTGGTCTTTATTGACCATTTTTTGGTATATCTGTATTTGAATATGAATTGAAATATACTGATTAAaaaaacagagaattgaaaaaataagagaaaagtgTTAGTAACTTTAACTCGTAAATTTTTTCAAAAGAATATACCAAAAAATTGACAATATAAGATACAAGAAAGACAGAGGAGGGAACATAATATAACTGGTGAAAGTAGTGCATGAAATTTCTTTTTCAAGTAATTTACCATTTATATTTATGTCTGTGGTTGCTCTCCGGAATATTCCACCAATTATGTTCGCCATCCTTAAGGTCTCATTCACGACCTACATTGCATGAAGCCATGAATCGCATCCACAAAGTTAAAATTCAGATATCAAAAACAACATAAATATATTGATACAAACTCTTTCTGTTAATTACTTACGCATTGAGTAAAGATCATTGACTTGTAATCTGACCATTCAAGTGGTGCACCTGTTTTACTCTTTGATCTGATTTGGTCATGCTCTTCCTGTCAAATTGTACAATTAAGTCTCAGATATCAATAGAGGAACACTCAATTCAATCCTCCATTAGTCTAATTCTTATTCCATGTGTTAGTGcagtttaatatatatatatagtttgtcGTAGCTTAAAAAGGGTATAGGTActtataaaatattaataattttatattaacaaaaaacaattgagcacAAAAatactgaaaaagaaaaaaaaagtaaaaagaagagaatgtggTAAAGaagatgattaaaaaaaaaagttgatgTAATATTTGGATACACAAACAGATTTTCCTTATTTTAATATCAAGATCTAATCATAAGTACCAATATTCtctatatttttaattaactgtctatttttaaaattttattttttctcataAATAATGATTCATTTAACACATCAAcgttaatttaatttctttttgtaGTCATTCCTTTTAACAAACACAAAAATATTATGTATACACAAAAACCACAAAAACNNNNNNNNNNNNNNNNNNNNNNNNNNNNNNNNNNNNNNNNNNNNNNNNNNNNNNNNNNNNNNNNNNNNNNNNNNNNNNNNNNNNNNNNNNNNNNNNNNNNNNNNNNNNNNNNNNNNNNNNNNNNNNNNNNNNNNNNNNNNNNNNNNNNNNNNNNNNNNNNNNNNNNNNNNNNNNNNNNNNNNNNNNNNNNNNNNNNNNNNNNNNNNNNNNNNNNNNNNNNNNNNNNNNNNNNNNNNNNNNNNNNNNNNNNNNNNNNNNNNNNNNNNNNNNNNNNNNNNNNNNNNNNNNNNNNNNNNNNNNNNNNNNNNNNNNNNNNNNNNNNNNNNNNNNNNNNNNNNNNNNNNNNNNNNNNNNNNNNNNNNNNNNNNNNNNNNNNNNNNGTATATACCTTTAAAACACAACATAGATCTCTTAAAATTATCGATTACTAGTAACTTTAATTCGTGCTATTGGGACACCAATTTAATTCTGTATTAGTAATAGTCATGTATTTATAACATGGTCAAATTTTTAGGACCGTGTGATCATAAATAGTCATTAAAATCAGGGTCACACGATTCCCTAAGGTGAAGCAGAACAAGTTCTCTCTGCCACATACAAAAGTACCTTCTGTGGAGAATTGGAGATTACGCAGAGGATGTGGCAAGGGGTATTTCCGTCATCCAGACACCGAAGAAACGTAGCATTACGGTCAAAAGAATTAAGAGATGAATGCATAATGCATTGCAAGGCAAGCGTGCGTTTCGCATGTAATAATTTTGTCCATTGGTTTGGTTTGACCGCTGTCTCTCCTTTCATTATGTTCTTttcccttctcttttcttttcttttctttgttttgctTTGCACTTTTCTACAATTTTTTTGTATTTCTGTTTTACTAATAATTACTAAAATTTTGAGTTAACTTGCCGTAGTGgtataaacaaaacaaaattaatgTAATGAAGATCACTATTATATGTAGTGAAAAAATATTCTATAAGTAATAAAAAGAATAATAACTAAATTAGTCATTACATATTTAATAAattgataatataaaataatttatgaattcaattacatttatCTTTTTAGATGACTATTTATGCGAtttatatagttatttttatccatatcacagttatataattaaataaacatgtaaaatattattttatacttgagataaaatttaatttataactacaaatttaaaataattttacaatacaatcaaatttttataaaaaaaattctcatGTTAGTtactattatattttatatttttattctattctaattattaatataaattgattaaattataatattcataaaatttaattataattgatGAACAAAAAATTATATAGGGAAGTCATCAATGGTGAAGTTACCAAGATCACGTAGCCAATGCATGATGAATTTCAGGCTTTCAATCGTATTGACTGAGGCGAAAGTTTTAACGGGATAAGATGTTATTAATCGAATCTAACCATAAATGTTCACAAAACAACAAAGTAGATTTATAGCACTGAcaaggttttctttttttttttttccccttaaaATGTTTCAATATAATTTTTGCCTGATTATATTACAACTTTAAATACCCTCCTTGAAAACTTAAATTATGAGAGTTTTGCTAATTTGTGCGAGATACGTTAAGTataccaaaaaaatattttataaaagttattataaaaattaatttttttaatcattgaaaattattaaaaaaaatattattatatttttaaaatctgCAAGTtagttaaatatttaaattatatagGATATTAAcgatacatatataaaaaaagaatgtCGTATGTATTACTTCAAACCTTTCCATTTTCAACtcaattttttattagtttattattttattttgtgcaATACATGAAAATTTTATTGGAATTTATCTATTAATTAAACtcaaaaaaattgaaagcatccTAGGTGAGGTAGGGTAGAATGATGGAGAGGATTAGATAACGAAAATGAGGTCCAAAGAGAGCAACGCCACATTGTGATGAAGGAAGGTGGTTATGGAGACGGACATGGTTATATAATGCATAGGGTGGTGGGGTTTCTCACATGTACAACCATATACATGCATGCAGactcataaaataaaataaaaatttatatctaTCAAACAATTAAAAATAGGCTTTATATTTCATATTAGATAAACTCTTAGTGTGTGTTTAGATTACAGTTTGCAAAcgggagtttgcataaaattgattttgtaaacttgattttgatcaaaagtaggtttgtgttaaagtgatttatgtttggtaatttttgtatcaaaatagattatagtaaaataaatattgtttggctTATACCatttaaaatcacttttagataaaaaattactaaaatagacatcaacttaaattttttatattatcctattattttaatttagatatttaaatagattttattagttaattttataataaaattaatatttacttactaaaataaaaataacataaaaatagacaaaatatatttttaaataaaaataaaaaatataaattttagatatatatatatatataagaatatttaatcaaatatgttacatttttttgtattaaattttactttagaatatatttttagtacttttttttagtatgttataattttttaatattattattatttacagttaatttttttatttaatttactttaccTAATAGAATtaataaatcatattataaaaagataataacaaacataatacacaaaaatcacgattataaaagtgtataatgtcaaacaaacagttaaaaaaaataaaaataataaataatagaaaaatagagctcatataaatagaaataacaaaaattttataaataatacaataacataTACAAAAGGTAAAGTTGGTAGAAGGTAAATAAAAGGTTAGTATCTATGGCTAAAAGCCCGTTAAGAAAACGCAAAAGCTAAAAATAATTACTTCTTGTAAACGCTGGTTTTGGCAGCAGAATCACTTCTGCATTCATGAGaaaaaaatttgccaaaccaaaagttgaaactttcaaaaaatttaaacgtGCTTCTTCCCTTCTAACGGGTTTCCAAACACACCCTTAGAAGGTTAAGTTAAACAAAGTTTATTAGTTACcagcataaaaacaaaaaaacaagagTAGTGCAGCGTGtgctcatcatcattattatcaataTATCATTATGTATTAGTTTGTTAGTTTTGACTTTGTGCGATCAATCTTGATTGAACATGAAAAAAGATT harbors:
- the LOC107623685 gene encoding cytochrome P450 90A1-like; amino-acid sequence: MIFTQCVVNETLRMANIIGGIFRRATTDININGYTIPKGWKVFASFRAVHLNPNHFKDARSFNPWRWQNNSEATIPVNVYTPFGGGPRLCPGYELARVVLSVFLHRFITIFSWVPAEEDKLVFFPTTRTQKRYPIIVKRREESSPCI